The following proteins are encoded in a genomic region of Thioclava nitratireducens:
- the murB gene encoding UDP-N-acetylmuramate dehydrogenase: protein MTDCPSTYTPRGALTPNRPLDSLTWLRVGGPADWLFQPADEDDLAAFLKGLPEEIAVFPMGVGSNLIVRDGGLRAVVIRMGRGFNGIACEGETVTAGAAALDAHVARKAAQAGLDLTFLRTIPGAIGGAVRMNAGCYGSYVADHLIEARAITRAGQRVTLTPADLNFAYRQSDLPEGWVLTGATFRAEPGDPAALEAHMAEQLAKRDATQPTKERTAGSTFRNPAGFSSTGRADDTHELKAWKVIDDAGMRGARIGGAQMSEKHSNFLINTGGATAADLENLGEEVRKKVVQSSGISLEWEIMRVGEFEA from the coding sequence GCGCGGCGCTCTGACGCCGAACCGTCCGCTTGACTCGCTGACCTGGCTTCGCGTGGGCGGCCCGGCGGACTGGCTGTTCCAGCCTGCCGACGAGGATGACCTTGCCGCCTTCCTGAAAGGCCTGCCCGAAGAGATCGCGGTCTTCCCGATGGGCGTCGGCTCGAACCTGATCGTGCGTGATGGCGGTCTGCGCGCGGTCGTGATCCGCATGGGGCGCGGTTTCAACGGCATCGCCTGCGAGGGCGAGACCGTCACCGCAGGTGCGGCGGCGCTGGACGCCCATGTCGCGCGCAAAGCTGCGCAGGCGGGGCTCGATCTGACCTTCCTGCGCACGATCCCCGGGGCGATTGGTGGCGCAGTGCGGATGAACGCGGGCTGCTACGGCAGTTACGTGGCCGATCACCTGATCGAAGCGCGTGCGATCACGCGGGCAGGGCAGCGGGTCACGCTCACGCCCGCCGATCTGAACTTCGCCTATCGTCAGAGCGATCTGCCCGAGGGCTGGGTGCTGACGGGGGCGACTTTCCGCGCCGAACCCGGCGATCCGGCGGCGCTCGAGGCGCATATGGCTGAACAGCTGGCCAAGCGCGACGCAACCCAACCCACCAAGGAGCGCACCGCCGGATCGACCTTCCGCAACCCGGCGGGCTTTTCCTCGACGGGACGCGCCGATGACACGCATGAGTTGAAGGCGTGGAAGGTCATCGACGACGCCGGCATGCGCGGCGCGCGCATCGGCGGCGCGCAAATGTCGGAAAAACACAGTAACTTTCTGATCAACACTGGCGGGGCGACCGCGGCCGATCTCGAAAATCTCGGGGAAGAGGTGCGCAAAAAGGTTGTGCAATCGAGCGGAATTTCGCTAGAGTGGGAAATCATGCGTGTAGGAGAATTCGAGGCATAA
- a CDS encoding D-alanine--D-alanine ligase, with protein MSSRASHRVAVLLGGPSAEREVSLSSGRECAKALRTAGFEVIEIDAGEDLPQRLNDAAPDCVFNALHGRWGEDGCVQGMLEWLRIPYTHSGVLASALAMDKARAKQAYAAANLPIVQSVIASRGDVMARHVLPAPYVVKPNNEGSSVGVYLVMDGANSPPQLSAEMPEEVMVETYAPGRELTVSVMGERALCVTEIITEGWYDYDAKYRPGGSRHVLPAEIPVEITEACLDYAIRAHQVLGCRGLSRTDFRWDEGRGLAGLVLLETNTQPGMTPTSLSPEQAAHCGIDFPELCAWLVEDASCGR; from the coding sequence ATGTCGAGCAGGGCATCCCACCGTGTGGCGGTTCTTCTGGGCGGCCCTTCTGCTGAGCGGGAGGTGTCTCTGTCCTCGGGGCGCGAATGCGCCAAGGCATTGCGCACGGCGGGTTTCGAAGTGATCGAGATCGACGCGGGAGAGGATCTTCCGCAACGGCTGAACGATGCCGCGCCTGACTGTGTTTTCAATGCTTTGCACGGGCGCTGGGGCGAAGATGGCTGCGTTCAGGGCATGCTCGAATGGCTCCGTATCCCCTATACTCATTCCGGCGTTCTGGCCTCTGCGCTGGCCATGGACAAGGCCCGCGCCAAGCAGGCCTATGCCGCCGCGAACCTGCCCATCGTGCAATCGGTGATCGCCTCCAGGGGGGACGTGATGGCGCGGCACGTGCTGCCCGCGCCCTACGTCGTGAAGCCGAATAACGAAGGATCGTCCGTCGGCGTCTACCTGGTGATGGACGGCGCGAATTCTCCGCCGCAGCTGTCGGCCGAGATGCCCGAAGAGGTGATGGTCGAGACCTACGCCCCGGGCCGCGAATTGACCGTTTCCGTGATGGGCGAGCGCGCGCTCTGCGTGACCGAAATCATCACCGAGGGCTGGTACGACTATGACGCGAAATACCGCCCCGGCGGATCGCGTCACGTCCTTCCCGCCGAAATCCCCGTCGAGATCACCGAAGCCTGCCTCGATTACGCAATTCGCGCACATCAGGTGCTGGGCTGCCGGGGGCTCTCGCGCACCGATTTCCGCTGGGACGAGGGCAGGGGGCTCGCCGGTCTCGTGCTGCTGGAAACCAACACCCAGCCCGGCATGACGCCCACCTCGCTTTCGCCCGAACAGGCGGCCCATTGCGGCATCGACTTCCCGGAGCTTTGCGCCTGGTTGGTGGAGGACGCCTCATGCGGCCGCTGA